A stretch of Lutra lutra chromosome 9, mLutLut1.2, whole genome shotgun sequence DNA encodes these proteins:
- the FAM83C gene encoding protein FAM83C, with protein sequence MPGSVWIVSQPSWGLWKVRVWRKLARSLVGIEQMMLGWGWGGGGQECVLRAWPRHFPGRASLNSRQTGEADLTSSRGQGRWGGAWLCLRVATGWGPWHIEGGRAGSASVSVFLPLQPAPGCRPWNLLEGEGSRWAGMFGSLGPGDLGAQGMAGALRGRVEELKRPWWREASPLVLQHSEAARLAADALLERGEAAYLRVISEERELPFLSPLDMDYMTSHVHGGPELSEAQGPEASGPDRLSLLSEVTSGTYFPMASDVDPPDLDLGWPEVPQATGFSPTQAVVHFQRDKAKNIKDLLRFLFSQARTVVAVVMDVFTDMELLCDLMEASSRRGVPVYLLLAQEHLRHFLEMCYKMDLNGGHLPNMRVRSTCGDTYCSKAGRRFTGQALEKFVVIDCEQVVAGSYSFTWLCSQAHTSMVLQLRGRIVEDFDREFRCLYAESRPVEGFCGGEDPVSPRALCPPPVALGFGPAVPSPTSSSPSSTSLSSIKRSPLMGHSSYLAPPGGAGCSDMGVVSSSLGPARREASGQPSLQRQLSDSNHGSLLGLYRTNLGKLGSSPWSQSSPALNHNGASPLTLGVGSPLLARQRPLLPFPQGAVALSRLPENRLLGSQERSPQRGRWVPGTALETVEEKKVSLSQSHSQLDLLVPFPRAREAGGPDSGVNPNSSSPWLGDQAPEDRKLSSNQRYNQLDLLPQTQGAGGTPESGSPRPGNRTPEDKRLSLNHSHSQLDLLAQYPKGGGSRVPPEASSSARAGKQGQDERRRTLGHSQLDLITKFGPFRGEGPGPNGLPRPSPARKAGVGSGDEKRLTLGHSKLDLITKYHQLQGARQGSEPGLPGGPTGGHHNGSNNGLFVDEKRLTLGHSKLDLITKYNKSKFKLLRSRFES encoded by the exons ATGCCTGGGTCCGTCTGGATCGTAAGCCAACCTTCCTGGGGGCTCTGGAAGGTGAGGGTTTGGAGGAAACTTGCTAGGAGCCTGGTGGGGATAGAGCAGATgatgctggggtggggctggggtgggggtgggcaggagtgTGTGCTAAGGGCCTGGCCCCGCCATTTCCCTGGGCGGGCGAGTCTCAACAGCAGGCAGACAGGTGAGGCTGACCTGACAAGTTCTAGAGGCCAGGGGCGATGGGGCGGAGCGTGGCTCTGTCTTAGAGTAGCAACAGGTTGGGGGCCTTGGCACATAGAGGGCGGGCGGGCAGGCAGTGCTTCTGTTAGTGTGTTTCTCCCGCTGCAGCCAGCCCCGGGGTGCAGGCCATGGAACCTGCTGGAGGGTGAGGGCAGCCGGTGGGCAGGCATGTTCGGAAGCCTTGGGCCGGGGGACTTGGGAGCCCAGGGCATGGCAGGAGCCCTGCGGGGCCGGGTGGAGGAGCTGAAGCGGCCGTGGTGGCGGGAGGCCTCACCGCTGGTGCTCCAGCACAGTGAGGCGGCCCGGCTGGCAGCCGATGCCCTTCTGGAGCGGGGCGAAGCTGCCTACCTGCGAGTCATCTCCGAGGAGCGGGAGCTGCCCTTCCTGAGCCCTCTGGATATGGACTACATGACCAGCCATGTGCATGGGGGCCCTGAGCTCAGCGAGGCCCAGGGACCAGAAGCTTCAGGGCCTGACCGCCTCAGCCTGCTCTCTGAAGTCACCTCGGGCACTTACTTCCCCATGGCCTCCGACGTTGACCCCCCAGACCTGGACTTGGGCTGGCCTGAGGTTCCACAGGCCACAGGCTTCAGCCCCACCCAGGCTGTGGTCCACTTCCAGCGGGACAAGGCCAAGAACATCAAGGACCTTCTGCGTTTTCTCTTCAGCCAGGCCCGCACG GTGGTGGCCGTGGTGATGGACGTGTTCACTGACATGGAGCTTCTGTGTGACCTAATGGAGGCCTCGAGCCGGCGTGGTGTCCCCGTCTACCTGCTTCTGGCCCAGGAGCACCTCAGGCATTTCCTGGAGATGTGCTACAAGATGGACCTCAATGGGGGGCACCTGCCG AATATGCGTGTGCGCAGCACGTGTGGGGATACTTACTGCAGCAAGGCAGGCCGTCGCTTCACGGGGCAGGCCCTCGAGAAGTTCGTCGTCATCGACTGTGAGCAGGTGGTGGCGGGCAGCTACAG cttcACCTGGCTTTGCAGCCAGGCCCACACTAGCATGGTGCTACAGCTGAGAGGCCGCATCGTGGAAGACTTTGACCGAGAGTTCCGCTGTCTGTATGCCGAGTCTCGGCCTGTGGAGGGCTTCTGTGGTGGCGAGGATCCCGTGTCTCCTAGGGCACTGTGTCCTCCCCCAGTGGCTCTGGGCTTCGGGCCTGCCGTGCCAAGCCCCacttcctcctcaccctccagcACCAGCCTCAGCAGCATCAAACGCTCACCTCTGATGGGCCACTCCTCTTACCTCGCTCCACCGGGAGGTGCTGGCTGCAGTGACATGGGTGTGGTGTCCTCATCCCTAGGCCCTGCCCGCCGCGAGGCCAGTGGCCAGCCCTCTCTGCAACGCCAGCTGTCAGACTCAAACCATGGCTCCCTGCTAGGGCTCTACAGGACCAATCTAGGCAAGCTGGGGTCGTCCCCATGGTCCCAGTCCTCTCCTGCCCTCAACCACAACGGTGCTAGTCCCTTGACCCTAGGAGTGGGGTCACCTCTGCTTGCTCGCCAacgccccctcctccccttcccccagggggcTGTAGCCCTGTCCCGGCTCCCAGAGAATAGGCTTCTGGGAAGCCAGGAGCGTAGCCCCCAAAGAGGTCGCTGGGTACCTGGTACAGCCCTGGAGACAGTGGAGGAGAAGAAGGTGTCTCTGAGTCAGAGCCATAGCCAGTTGGATCTCCTTGTCCCCTTCCCCAGAGCCAGAGAAGCTGGAGGCCCTGATTCTGGGGTTAACCCCAACTCAAGCTCCCCCTGGCTTGGAGACCAGGCCCCAGAGGACAGGAAGTTGTCCTCAAACCAGAGATACAACCAGCTGGAtctcctgccccagacccagggTGCTGGGGGTACCCCTGAGTCAGGTTCCCCTAGACCTGGCAACCGAACCCCGGAGGACAAGAGGCTGTCCTTGAACCACAGCCATAGCCAACTGGACCTCCTGGCACAGTACCCCAAGGGTGGGGGCTCCAGAGTGCCCCCTGAAGCCAGCTCCTCAGCGAGGGCTGGCAAGCAGGGTCAAGATGAGCGACGACGGACACTGGGCCACAGCCAGCTGGACCTCATCACAAAGTTTGGCCCATTCCGGGGCGAGGGACCTGGGCCCAATGGTCTCCCCAGACCAAGCCCTGCTCGAAAGGCTGGAGTGGGCTCTGGGGATGAGAAGCGGCTGACCCTGGGCCACAGCAAGCTGGACCTCATCACCAAGTATCATCAGTTGCAGGGTGCCAGGCAAGGATCTGAGCCTGGCCTCCCTGGGGGCCCCACAGGTGGACATCACAATGGCAGTAACAATGGCCTATTTGTGGATGAGAAGCGGCTGACCCTGGGCCACAGCAAGCTGGACCTCATCACTAAGTACAACAAGTCCAAGTTCAAGCTCCTTCGAAGCCGCTTTGAATCCTAG
- the EIF6 gene encoding eukaryotic translation initiation factor 6 → MAVRASFENNCEIGCFAKLTNTYCLVAIGGSENFYSVFEGELADTIPVVHASIAGCRIIGRMCVGNRHGLLVPNNTTDQELQHIRNCLPDSVQIRRVEERLSALGNVTTCNDYVALVHPDLDRETEEILADVLKVEVFRQTVADQVLVGSYSVFSNQGGLVHPKTSIEDQDELSSLLQVPLVAGTVNRGSEVIAAGMVVNDWCAFCGLDTTSTELSVVESVFKLNEAQPSTIATSMRDSLIDSLT, encoded by the exons ATGGCGGTCCGAGCGTCTTTCGAGAACAACTGTGAGATCGGCTGCTTTGCCAAACTCACCAACACCTACTGCCTAGTGGCCATTGGAGGGTCCGAGAACTTCTACAG TGTGTTCGAGGGTGAGCTCGCCGATACCATCCCCGTGGTGCACGCGTCCATCGCCGGCTGCCGCATCATCGGCCGCATGTGTGTGG GGAACAGACATGGTCTCCTGGTGCCCAACAATACCACTGACCAGGAACTGCAGCACATTCGCAACTGCCTCCCAGACTCGGTGCAGATCCGGAGGGTAGAGGAGCGGCTTTCAGCCCTGGGCAATGTCACTACTTGCAACGACTACGTGGCCTTGGTTCACCCAGACCTGGACAGG gaaacagaagaaatcCTGGCTGATGTGCTCAAGGTGGAAGTCTTCAGACAGACAGTGGCTGACCAGGTGCTCGTAGGAAGCTACTCTGTCTTCAGCAATCAGGGAGGCCTGGTACATCCCAAGACTTCAATTGAAGACCAGGATGAGCTGTCCTCTCTTCTTCAGGTCCCCCTTGTG GCGGGCACTGTGAACCGAGGCAGCGAGGTGATTGCCGCTGGGATGGTGGTGAACGACTGGTGTGCCTTCTGTGGCCTGGACACAACCAGCACAGAGCTGTCCGTGGTGGAGAGCGTCTTCAAGCTGAACGAAGCCCAGCCGAGCACCATCGCTACCAGCATGCGGGACTCCCTCATTGACAG TCTCACCTGA